AGCGCGTCGCACTTCACGGTCGACTTGGAGCCGTGCGCGCCCTTGTTCACCTGGACCAGGCCGCGGTAGGAGGCACGGCCGCCACCGCGCGCCACCGACTTCGACACGATGGTCGAGGAGGTGTGCGGTGCCAGGTGCAGCATCTTCGCGCCGGTGTCCTGGTGCTGGCCCTCGCCGGCGAACGCCACCGAGAGCACCTCGCCCTTGGCGTACTCGCCGGTCATCCAGACCGCCGGGTACTTCATGGTGACCTTGGAACCGATGTTGCCGTCGATCCACTCCATGGTCGCGCCCGCCTCCGCCTTGGCCCGCTTGGTGACCAGGTTGTAGACGTTGTTCGACCAGTTCTGGATAGTGGTGTAGCGGCAGCGTCCGCCCTTCTTCACGATGATCTCGACAACCGCGGAGTGCAGCGAGTCCGACTTGTAGATCGGCGCGGTGCAGCCCTCGACGTAGTGCACGTAGGCGCCCTCGTCGACGATGATCAAGGTCCGCTCGAACTGGCCCATGTTCTCCGTGTTGATCCGGAAGTAGGCCTGCAGCGGGATGTCGACGTGTACGCCCGGCGGCACGTAGATGAACGACCCGCCCGACCACACGGAAGTGTTCAGCGCGGAGAACTTGTTGTCACCCGCAGGGATCACCGAGCCGAAGTACTGCTGGAAGATCTCCGGGTGCTCCTTGAGGCCGGTGTCGGTGTCCAGGAAGATCACACCCTGGGCCTCGAGGTCCTCGCGGATCTGGTGGTAGACGACCTCGGACTCGTACTGCGCGGCGACACCGGCGACCAGGCGCTGCTTCTCCGCCTCGGGGATGCCGAGCCTGTCATAGGTGTTCTTGATGTCCTCGGGCAGGTCTTCCCAGCTCTCGGCCTGCTTCTCGGTCGAGCGCACGAAGTACTTGATGTTGTCGAAATCGATGCCGTCGAGATTGGAGCCCCAATTCGGCATGGGCTTGCGATCGAAGATGCGCAACGCCTTGAGCCGCTGCTCGAGCATCCATACCGGCTCGTTCTTCTTCGCCGAGATGTCACGGACAACCGCCTCGGACAGACCTCGCTGCGCACTGGCGCCGGCCACATCCGAATCGGCCCAGCCGTAACCGTATTTGCCCAGCGAAGCGATGGTCTCTTCCTGGGTGAGCGGTTGCACCTGGTCGGTGGTCGTCGTCATTCGGCACTCCTTCCGGAGTCGTTCGTTCGTACCGCTGCGGGCTGTGCAGCGGTTTGTGCTGACGTCTTCTTTTCGGCAATCGGCAACACCAGCAGCGGCACGTGCGTGGTGCACGCGCAGTCGCCATTGGCGATCGTGGCCAGTCGCTGCACATGGGTGCCGAGCAGCTCGCGGAACGCCTCGAGTTCGGCCGCGCACAGCTGCGGGAATTCCTCAGCGACGTGCGAGACCGGGCAGTGGTGCTGGCAGATCTGCACGCCCGCGCCCACCTTCCGGGTAGTGGCGGCGAACCCGGCTTCGGTGAATGCCTCGGCGATCTCCTCAGCCTTGGCCTCGGTGTCCGCGGCGTTCTGCTCCCCGGCAGGGTGCTGGCCGACGGGTTCGATCCCGGCCACGATAGTGCGTGCCCGTTTGCGCGCGAACTCGGTGATGGCTTTTTCGCCGCCGATCTCCCCGAGCTGCCGGATGGCCGCACCGGCCAGGTCGTCGTAGGCGTGGCCGAGCTGGCCGCGCCCCGCGGCAGTGAGCTGATACTGCTTGGCTGGGCGCCCGCGTCCCTTCTGCTGCC
The DNA window shown above is from Nocardia sp. NBC_01730 and carries:
- the sufB gene encoding Fe-S cluster assembly protein SufB; its protein translation is MTTTTDQVQPLTQEETIASLGKYGYGWADSDVAGASAQRGLSEAVVRDISAKKNEPVWMLEQRLKALRIFDRKPMPNWGSNLDGIDFDNIKYFVRSTEKQAESWEDLPEDIKNTYDRLGIPEAEKQRLVAGVAAQYESEVVYHQIREDLEAQGVIFLDTDTGLKEHPEIFQQYFGSVIPAGDNKFSALNTSVWSGGSFIYVPPGVHVDIPLQAYFRINTENMGQFERTLIIVDEGAYVHYVEGCTAPIYKSDSLHSAVVEIIVKKGGRCRYTTIQNWSNNVYNLVTKRAKAEAGATMEWIDGNIGSKVTMKYPAVWMTGEYAKGEVLSVAFAGEGQHQDTGAKMLHLAPHTSSTIVSKSVARGGGRASYRGLVQVNKGAHGSKSTVKCDALLVDTISRSDTYPYVDIREDDVTMGHEATVSKVSEDQLFYLMSRGLTEDEAMAMVVRGFVEPIAKELPMEYALELNRLIELQMEGAVG
- a CDS encoding helix-turn-helix transcriptional regulator is translated as MKTVGLRNNDEGAGRKAGAGSSAAHVAVGTEGHTRAAIVQLLLEEGPITATAIGSKLGLAPAGVRRHLDALIDSGQARASRSAPWQQKGRGRPAKQYQLTAAGRGQLGHAYDDLAGAAIRQLGEIGGEKAITEFARKRARTIVAGIEPVGQHPAGEQNAADTEAKAEEIAEAFTEAGFAATTRKVGAGVQICQHHCPVSHVAEEFPQLCAAELEAFRELLGTHVQRLATIANGDCACTTHVPLLVLPIAEKKTSAQTAAQPAAVRTNDSGRSAE